One part of the Symphalangus syndactylus isolate Jambi chromosome 1, NHGRI_mSymSyn1-v2.1_pri, whole genome shotgun sequence genome encodes these proteins:
- the TMEM89 gene encoding transmembrane protein 89 produces MGLAGTCCLRARPVPGGGAFARCQVPRFRPLALAAAMLHVLASLPLLLLLVMSAPTHAWSRPRWYQVGLDLQPWGCQPKSVEGCRGGLSCPGYWLGPGASRVYPVATVMITTTMLMICRKILQGRRRSQATKGEHPQVTTEPCRPWKRQAPISDHTLLRGVLHMLDALLVHIEGHLHHLATQRQIQIKGTSAQSG; encoded by the exons ATGGGCCTGGCTGGAACCTGCTGCCTTAGAGCCAGGCCTGTTCCCGGGGGAGGGGCGTTTGCCCGTTGCCAGGTGCCCAGGTTCCGGCCCCTGGCACTAGCAGCGGCCATGCTGCATGTGCTGGCCTCGCTGCCCTTGCTGCTCCTGCTGGTGATGTCTGCCCCCACCCACGCCTGGTCGCGACCCCGCTGGTACCAGGTGGGGCTGGACTTGCAGCCCTGGGGGTGTCAGCCAAAGAGTGTGGAGGGCTGTAGGGGTGGCCTGAGCTGTCCTGGCTACTGGCTGGGCCCTGGAGCAAGCCGCGTCTACCCTGTGGCTACGGTCATGATCACCACCACGATGCTGATGATCTGCCGCAAGATACTGCAGGGGCGGCGGCGCTCACAGGCCACCAAGGGTGAG CATCCGCAGGTGACCACTGAGCCCTGCAGACCCTGGAAACGGCAGGCCCCAATCTCAGACCACACCCTGCTCCGTGGGGTCCTGCACATGCTGGATGCCCTCCTGGTCCACATTGAAGGCCACCTACACCATCTAGCCACCCAGCGGCAAATCCAAATAAAGGGGACTTCCGCCCAGAGTGGGTGA